One part of the Sorangiineae bacterium MSr11954 genome encodes these proteins:
- a CDS encoding cyanoglobin — MASPIGPSNTPFDNLGHDGALALATRFYDHMDANEPELVAVHRTDAQGRVAREVRDRFGAFLVEWLGGPQIYSSVHGHPRLRMRHGHVPIESTLRDAWLRCMKAALDHPTVHPDVRDYLGRRFAEVADFLRNKPDR; from the coding sequence GTGGCATCGCCCATCGGACCGAGCAATACCCCCTTCGACAACCTTGGCCACGACGGAGCCCTCGCGCTCGCGACCCGCTTCTACGATCACATGGACGCGAACGAGCCGGAGCTCGTGGCCGTGCACCGCACCGACGCGCAGGGACGGGTCGCGCGCGAGGTTCGCGACCGTTTCGGCGCCTTCCTGGTGGAGTGGCTCGGGGGCCCGCAGATCTATTCGAGCGTCCACGGGCACCCGCGGCTGCGCATGCGCCACGGCCACGTGCCCATCGAGAGCACCTTGCGCGATGCGTGGCTGCGCTGCATGAAGGCGGCGCTCGATCACCCCACCGTCCACCCCGACGTGCGCGACTACCTCGGACGCCGCTTCGCCGAGGT
- the ylqF gene encoding ribosome biogenesis GTPase YlqF — protein sequence MTIQWYPGHMNKARKAIAEALPTKDVVLEVLDARMPRASANPVLGELCAHKACIKILSKSDLADPEVTKAWIRYLEQAASAGGDGKVAAIALTTARPGEIRAKIPELCKRLVPHRTGPGKSVRAMVVGIPNVGKSTLINTLMERKVTKVGDEPAVTKSQQLVTLKSGMTLSDNPGILWPRSDIDSDATMRLALGGAVPDTVMDYEHVGLFAAEFFMARYAPLLRARFKLEELPGSPLETLRAIGRKRGCVRSGGVIDLHKAGDVLVHEFRNGTLGRISLEAPDDRDRAAQGARTAQGDRAAQGDLETPGDDPEAGPPSDP from the coding sequence ATGACCATCCAGTGGTACCCGGGCCACATGAACAAGGCCCGCAAGGCCATCGCCGAGGCGCTGCCCACCAAAGACGTGGTGCTCGAGGTGCTGGACGCGCGCATGCCCCGCGCCAGCGCCAATCCCGTCTTGGGCGAGCTCTGCGCGCACAAGGCGTGCATCAAGATCCTGAGCAAGAGCGATCTCGCCGATCCCGAGGTCACCAAGGCGTGGATCCGTTATCTCGAGCAGGCGGCGAGCGCGGGCGGGGACGGAAAGGTGGCCGCCATCGCGCTCACCACCGCGCGCCCCGGTGAAATACGGGCCAAGATCCCCGAGCTGTGCAAGCGGCTCGTTCCCCACCGGACCGGGCCGGGCAAGAGCGTGCGGGCCATGGTGGTGGGCATCCCCAATGTCGGCAAGTCGACCTTGATCAACACGCTCATGGAGCGAAAGGTCACCAAGGTGGGCGACGAGCCGGCGGTCACCAAGAGCCAGCAGCTGGTCACCCTCAAGAGCGGCATGACCCTCTCGGACAACCCCGGCATCCTCTGGCCTCGCAGCGACATCGACAGCGACGCGACCATGCGGCTCGCCCTCGGCGGCGCCGTGCCCGACACCGTCATGGACTACGAGCACGTGGGGCTCTTCGCGGCGGAGTTTTTCATGGCGCGCTACGCTCCGCTGCTCCGCGCGCGCTTCAAGCTCGAGGAGCTCCCGGGCTCGCCGCTGGAGACGCTTCGTGCCATTGGACGAAAGCGCGGCTGCGTCCGGAGCGGCGGGGTCATCGACTTGCACAAGGCGGGCGACGTGCTGGTCCACGAGTTCCGAAACGGCACCCTGGGACGAATCAGCCTGGAGGCGCCCGACGACCGCGATCGCGCGGCGCAAGGCGCTCGTACCGCGCAAGGCGATCGCGCGGCGCAAGGCGACCTGGAGACCCCCGGCGACGATCCCGAGGCGGGCCCGCCGAGCGATCCCTGA
- a CDS encoding OsmC family protein has product MIRKSTAVWKGNGLQGEGALTTQSGVFTNQPYSFKTRFQSEDGKAGTNPEELLGAAHAGCFAMALSFALTDAGHAPQELRVVASVDLTKVENGFAIRTIALELEARVPGLDPVKFQTLAEGAKQNCPVSKALAATPITLNAKLL; this is encoded by the coding sequence ATGATCCGTAAGAGCACTGCCGTGTGGAAGGGGAACGGACTTCAAGGTGAGGGGGCACTCACGACGCAGAGCGGGGTCTTTACCAATCAGCCCTATTCGTTCAAAACACGATTTCAAAGCGAGGATGGTAAAGCGGGCACCAATCCCGAAGAGCTCCTCGGCGCGGCGCACGCGGGGTGTTTCGCCATGGCGCTGTCCTTCGCGTTGACCGACGCCGGCCACGCTCCCCAAGAGCTGCGCGTGGTCGCCTCCGTCGATCTCACCAAGGTCGAAAACGGATTTGCCATCCGAACCATCGCCCTCGAGCTGGAGGCCCGGGTCCCCGGCCTCGATCCCGTAAAGTTCCAAACCCTCGCCGAGGGCGCAAAGCAAAATTGCCCCGTCTCGAAGGCCCTCGCCGCCACCCCCATCACCCTCAACGCAAAGCTGCTTTAG
- a CDS encoding M3 family metallopeptidase has protein sequence MRNAFFLGAGAVALVSASCAPAAQDAKGPAHSASAAAPGGSSPSAPPPAPNGNNPLLAKWAGPYGGVPPFAKVKVEQFKPALEGAMDLERREIAAIVDNPAAPTFANTIAALEDAGRTFHDVTVIYDIWSSNMNSPEFQAIEREMASKLAAFSDEINQNEKLFKRIEAVYNSPEKAKLTPEQQRLVWRHYTTLVRAGAKLDATAKARASEINQRLATLFTTFSQNVLADEENEALILDKESDLAGLPDSVRSGAAAAAAARGAKGKWAVTNTRSSVEPFLTYSTRDDLREKVWKTFVNRGDGGGAHDNNKIIAEILKLRAERAKLLGYPTHAHWRLDDTMAKTPERATALMEAVWKPAVARVREEVADMLAVANKENKKDKKPAKQKIAPWDYRYYAEKVRKAKYDLDANEVKPYLQLEKLREGMFWVAGELLNFSFTPVSGVEVFHPDVRVWEVKNKQTGKHVGLWYFDPYARPGKRSGAWMNDYRRQERFKGEITTIVSNNSNFVKPKEGEPVLISWDDAKTLFHEFGHALHGLSSDVTYPTVSGTNVARDYVEFPSQLLEHWVETPEVLNRFALHYKTGQPIPQELLAKIQKASTFNTGFAAVEYLSSALIDMKLHLAGSKDIDPDAFERDTLKSLGMPDEIVMRHRTPQFSHIFASDDYSAGYYSYLWSDTLTADAYEAFTEAKGPYDAAVAERLRKNVFATGDTIDPAEAYRAFRGKDAGIGPLMRKRGFADSGAKKTAK, from the coding sequence ATGCGAAATGCCTTTTTCCTCGGTGCAGGTGCCGTAGCTCTCGTCTCCGCGTCGTGCGCACCGGCCGCGCAAGATGCGAAGGGTCCAGCCCACAGCGCCTCCGCGGCCGCACCCGGCGGCTCGTCGCCCTCCGCGCCGCCGCCGGCGCCCAATGGGAACAACCCGTTGCTCGCGAAGTGGGCCGGCCCATACGGGGGTGTGCCCCCGTTCGCCAAGGTGAAGGTCGAGCAGTTCAAGCCGGCCCTCGAAGGGGCCATGGATCTGGAGCGCCGCGAGATCGCGGCCATCGTGGACAACCCGGCGGCGCCGACGTTCGCGAACACGATCGCGGCGCTGGAGGACGCGGGGCGGACCTTCCACGACGTGACGGTGATCTACGACATTTGGTCGTCGAACATGAACAGCCCCGAGTTCCAGGCGATCGAGCGCGAAATGGCCTCGAAGCTCGCGGCGTTCTCGGATGAGATCAACCAGAACGAGAAGCTCTTCAAGCGCATCGAGGCCGTCTACAACTCGCCCGAGAAGGCGAAGCTGACCCCGGAGCAGCAGCGGCTCGTGTGGCGCCACTACACCACGCTCGTGCGCGCGGGGGCCAAGCTCGATGCCACGGCCAAGGCGCGGGCGTCGGAGATCAACCAGCGGCTCGCCACCTTGTTCACCACCTTCAGCCAGAACGTGCTGGCCGACGAGGAGAACGAGGCGCTCATCCTCGACAAGGAGTCCGATCTCGCGGGGCTCCCGGACTCGGTCCGCTCGGGCGCGGCGGCGGCAGCGGCCGCGCGGGGCGCCAAGGGGAAGTGGGCCGTCACCAACACGCGCTCGTCGGTGGAGCCGTTCCTCACGTACTCGACGCGCGACGATTTGCGCGAGAAGGTGTGGAAGACCTTCGTCAATCGCGGCGATGGCGGCGGCGCGCACGACAACAACAAGATCATCGCCGAGATCCTCAAGCTCCGCGCGGAGCGGGCCAAGCTCTTGGGGTACCCGACCCACGCGCACTGGCGCCTCGACGACACGATGGCCAAGACGCCCGAGCGCGCGACGGCGCTGATGGAGGCGGTCTGGAAGCCGGCGGTGGCGCGCGTGCGCGAGGAGGTGGCCGACATGTTGGCGGTCGCCAACAAAGAGAACAAGAAGGACAAGAAGCCGGCGAAGCAGAAGATCGCGCCCTGGGATTATCGCTATTACGCGGAGAAGGTCCGGAAAGCGAAGTACGATCTCGACGCCAACGAGGTGAAGCCGTACCTCCAGCTCGAGAAGCTGCGCGAGGGCATGTTCTGGGTGGCGGGCGAGCTCTTGAACTTCAGCTTCACCCCCGTCAGCGGGGTGGAGGTGTTCCACCCCGACGTGCGCGTCTGGGAGGTGAAGAACAAGCAAACGGGCAAGCACGTCGGCCTTTGGTACTTCGATCCCTATGCGCGGCCGGGCAAGCGCTCGGGCGCATGGATGAACGACTACCGCCGGCAGGAGCGCTTCAAGGGCGAGATCACGACCATCGTGAGCAACAACTCCAACTTCGTGAAGCCCAAAGAGGGTGAGCCGGTGCTCATCAGCTGGGACGACGCCAAGACGCTCTTCCACGAGTTCGGGCACGCCCTGCACGGACTGAGCTCCGACGTGACGTATCCGACCGTCTCCGGCACCAACGTGGCGCGCGACTATGTCGAGTTTCCGTCGCAGCTGCTCGAGCACTGGGTGGAGACGCCCGAGGTGCTCAATCGATTTGCGCTGCACTACAAAACGGGGCAGCCGATCCCGCAGGAGCTCTTGGCGAAGATCCAGAAGGCGTCCACCTTCAATACGGGATTTGCCGCCGTCGAATACCTCTCCAGTGCGCTCATCGATATGAAGCTGCACCTGGCTGGGAGCAAGGACATCGACCCGGACGCGTTCGAGCGCGATACCTTGAAGTCCCTGGGGATGCCGGATGAAATCGTGATGCGGCACCGCACACCGCAGTTCAGCCACATCTTCGCCAGCGACGACTACTCGGCCGGGTACTACAGCTACCTCTGGTCGGATACGCTCACGGCGGACGCCTACGAGGCGTTCACGGAGGCCAAGGGGCCGTACGATGCGGCGGTCGCCGAGCGGCTGCGCAAGAACGTGTTCGCCACCGGCGATACCATCGATCCGGCGGAGGCGTACCGCGCGTTCCGCGGCAAAGATGCCGGGATCGGGCCGCTCATGCGCAAGCGAGGCTTTGCCGACTCGGGGGCGAAGAAGACCGCGAAGTAA
- a CDS encoding gamma-glutamylcyclotransferase, with protein sequence MWIFAYGSLIFRPSFDYLEKRRAFVSGWMRRFWQGSPDHRGTPEVPGRVVTLIADEKAWCGGSAYRIDPAHADTVLAALDSREQAGFERHHLHLWDSPDGTAPFAQGLTYVAPMTNPHFLGPLDEPSIAAWIDRSHGPSGPNADYARALDVALRELAIDDPHVETIARLLAPRR encoded by the coding sequence GTGTGGATTTTCGCCTATGGCTCGCTCATCTTTCGTCCCTCGTTCGACTACCTCGAGAAGCGCCGCGCCTTCGTTTCGGGCTGGATGCGGCGCTTTTGGCAAGGCTCGCCCGATCATCGCGGCACCCCGGAGGTGCCCGGCCGCGTCGTCACCTTGATCGCCGACGAAAAAGCTTGGTGCGGAGGCTCCGCCTACCGCATCGATCCCGCCCACGCCGATACCGTGCTCGCGGCGCTCGATTCGCGCGAGCAAGCGGGCTTCGAGCGCCATCACCTGCATTTGTGGGACTCGCCCGATGGCACCGCGCCCTTTGCCCAGGGGCTCACCTATGTCGCCCCCATGACCAATCCGCATTTTTTAGGTCCGCTCGACGAGCCGTCCATCGCCGCCTGGATCGACCGGAGCCACGGGCCGAGCGGCCCCAACGCGGACTATGCGCGCGCGCTCGATGTCGCGCTGCGTGAGCTCGCGATCGACGATCCCCACGTGGAGACCATCGCGCGATTGCTCGCACCGCGACGGTGA
- a CDS encoding Uma2 family endonuclease produces MDSKKYELLQAPGARDEPVRAPRIDERLAPPETRLEYLHGIELFAAPAEASHATRHADIAMVLRASVGPGYTAAVDLLTRTDDASDFAPDASIYPSAPDASGHRRLEELAFEVTNEQALSVPSKKARELVRRGVRRVFCILVKSTRVAQPRVLEWSRHTDGWQPMPADAVIEDACLVVPIKARALIDAAMADETVARALLVKKNEVIEAALRDEHRAGTIEGRREGRRAGAIETWRTVLFSLIGGRGLAVDDLARARIEGETDPKVLERWVLRVANAKSVVDILE; encoded by the coding sequence TTCGAAGAAGTACGAATTGCTGCAGGCGCCGGGTGCACGGGACGAGCCCGTCCGCGCCCCCCGCATCGACGAGCGGCTCGCCCCGCCGGAGACGCGCCTGGAGTATTTGCACGGAATCGAGTTGTTCGCCGCGCCCGCCGAAGCATCCCACGCGACGCGCCACGCCGACATCGCCATGGTGCTTCGCGCATCCGTCGGCCCCGGCTACACGGCGGCCGTCGACCTCCTGACACGCACGGACGACGCCAGCGACTTTGCGCCGGACGCGAGCATTTATCCGAGCGCTCCCGACGCCAGCGGTCACCGCCGGCTCGAGGAGCTGGCCTTCGAGGTCACCAACGAGCAAGCGCTCAGCGTACCGAGCAAGAAGGCGCGCGAGCTGGTTCGCCGGGGGGTGCGCCGCGTGTTCTGCATCCTCGTCAAGTCGACGCGGGTCGCGCAGCCGCGCGTGCTGGAGTGGTCGCGCCACACGGACGGCTGGCAGCCGATGCCCGCCGATGCCGTCATCGAGGACGCGTGCCTGGTCGTTCCCATCAAAGCGCGCGCCCTGATCGACGCGGCCATGGCCGATGAGACCGTGGCGCGGGCGCTGCTCGTGAAGAAGAACGAGGTCATCGAGGCCGCCCTTCGCGATGAGCACCGCGCGGGGACCATCGAAGGGCGTCGCGAGGGGCGTCGCGCGGGGGCCATCGAAACCTGGCGCACGGTGCTGTTTTCGTTGATCGGAGGCCGCGGCCTCGCCGTCGACGACCTTGCGCGGGCGCGCATCGAGGGCGAAACGGATCCGAAGGTGCTCGAGCGTTGGGTCCTGCGCGTGGCAAATGCCAAGTCGGTGGTCGATATCCTCGAATAG